The sequence ATCCCAGCGCAGTTGCCCCGATACGGCGGGGGAATTGTCCAGAAGCGTTTTCACCTCCCGGCCGTTCACGTCATAAATTTTGGCGGAGAGATTGGCCTGGAACGGGAGGGTGAAATTTATCGCCACTTCGTCGTCAAAGCCGTCGCCATCGGGAGAAAAGGGATTGGGAGCGATATCGACCTGCAGATTTTCAGAATAGACGGCGGCGATGGAGTTCGGCCCTCCCGGCGTGGCGCCAATGGCTGCCACCGAGCGCCACCAGTTGGCGGAGTTGTCCGAGGGGACGGCCGGGTCTTTTTTCTCGTAGGAAACGTTGCCGCCGTAACCCTTTTTGTAACCCGTGGAATCTTCCATCTGTCCGAAGGGGCCGATTAACTTTATCGTATCGCCGTCGTTGTTCAAAGCCGGCCAGCTTGAGGGTTCAAAAATTGGAACGAGAATGTTCGGATAAAATGCTCGAAAATTTTGTTTGTCTTCAACCACTACAACAAAGCTTTTTGGCGGAATAGTTATCGAGTCGGGATTGATTGCGACTTGGCTTTTGGCATCCCCCAATTTCCAGCCGAAGAGTTCCACGGCGGTGTCGGCGGCGTTGAAAATTTCAATCCATTCCGATTCAAGGGGGGGTTCGGGGTCGGGGAGAAATTCGTTTATGAGCAAGGTTGGGGCAATTGTACCGATTCGCAAATTGACCGCCGTGAAATTGTTTTCGTTGCGCCCGTCCGGCGGGAGGGATATGATTACACGCTGATAGCCGGCAGGAAGGGTCAAATCAATGGAAAAGCCGGCGCTCTCCTGGACGGCAAGGGGGGCAACAAGGGTGGAGTCCAGCAGTTGCGCGATCGTAAAGCCGGTGTCGCCGGGGAGGCCGAGGGAAAAGAAGAGATAGCGGGCGGAGGTCGAATCGAGGCCGACGTTTTTGACGGTGCCGGATAGGCGGGGAGCGGAGCCGGTCAAGTTTTGGACAGTCAGTTCTTCGACAGCCAAGTCGTTGGCC comes from Verrucomicrobiia bacterium and encodes:
- a CDS encoding lamin tail domain-containing protein, with protein sequence TDTSRLDSGAVILPPSGFAVISRKPLFETETENSFEKQWGNNSGTWGDHPSENYPLLKGKFSLTNTSDRVVLLYQNVPVDAFIWSADAGDGQSWERISPSNPAAVPNIDTCGAPSGSTPGKANSVVPVANDLAVEELTVQNLTGSAPRLSGTVKNVGLDSTSARYLFFSLGLPGDTGFTIAQLLDSTLVAPLAVQESAGFSIDLTLPAGYQRVIISLPPDGRNENNFTAVNLRIGTIAPTLLINEFLPDPEPPLESEWIEIFNAADTAVELFGWKLGDAKSQVAINPDSITIPPKSFVVVVEDKQNFRAFYPNILVPIFEPSSWPALNNDGDTIKLIGPFGQMEDSTGYKKGYGGNVSYEKKDPAVPSDNSANWWRSVAAIGATPGGPNSIAAVYSENLQVDIAPNPFSPDGDGFDDEVAINFTLPFQANLSAKIYDVNGREVKTLLDNSPAVSGQLRWDGKGNNGKTLRSGIYVLFMESSGSARLAKKGTLVLVKKK